Genomic DNA from Carettochelys insculpta isolate YL-2023 chromosome 15, ASM3395843v1, whole genome shotgun sequence:
ttccaatacaaggtcctaccgtttggcctctcctcggcccccagagtcttcactaagaccttggcagtggtgtcagcctacctgcacagacggggtatttatattcccgtatctggacgactgcctgctcaaaggggcctcgaagggggaggttctgcgcatgatacgtgtcacagcagtcacgttctcttcgctcggcctggttatcaatctggcaaaatcaaaaatagaccccacacaggacatagagttcataggggctcgcataaactcggttacagcgagagtgtatctaccagagactcgctttcgggccatcggctccctcgtgcaggtcatcaccttcagccctacggtgccggtcctgacgtgcttacggCTGCTGGGctacatggcagcggcgacgttcgtagtacagaacgccaggttacacatgcgcagcatgcagcactggctggcgagtgtatacaaaccagcagcacacaccgttcacagggtggtgtcgcccacagcgggggtgcgcaaatccctacaatggtgggtaaaccccaggaacctgctaacaggggtacccttccatcagccgcagatatcggtttttctcactacagatgcctccctcatagggtggggagcgcacatgggcgaagaggtgactcaaggactgtggtcacccgcggaacagtcactacacataaatatactggagctcagagcagtgttcaacgcctgcagacactttcgagaccgcatacaaggcaaagtcgtcgggatcagtacagacaatacctccaccatgttttatataaacaggcaaggaggagctcgatcccgtgccttatgcgcggaagcaatccgcttatggaactggtgcatcgccaacaatataatcttgaaagcctcatacttgccgggtgcgcacaacgtgaaggcagaccagctgagcaggcgttttgcgctcacacatgagtggcagatccgtcccgatctgctacggctgattttccacgcatggggttttccccaaatagacctgtttgccactcagcacaacaagaagtgcccacgattctgctccagggcaggactgggatgggggtccctgggggacgcgttcgcgatcccgtggaggggccccctgctttatgcatttcctcccacagtgctgatccacaaagtcttgcagaaagccaggagggagagggcccggatgatcctgatagtcccaacgtgggatcgacaacaatggttccccctactcctgcgcatgtcagaccgtccaccgatgcctcttccggtggcgccggatctgctcacgcaagcccaggggtacatagtgcacccgcacccccaaagcctgcgactgcaagcgtggttaatccatggctcagctccctagagagcacatgcacagtggaagtacagcaagtcctagaaagtagcaggaggacttccaccaggaagacctacaagcagaaatggactcgcttcacggcatggtgttctaccaaacagctggccccccttttggtgcctatacctacaatactagagtatttactggacctcaagagaggaggactctcgctatcctcgttgaaggtccaccttgccgccatctcggcgttcagacacgaggaggaagggcacacggtgttcgcccaccctatggttaccaggttcctcaaagggttggtgaacctatacccccctcggaaaccgattccaccttcgtggaacttggacctggtgcttaccacgctaatgggaccaccgttcgagcccttggccacggttcccctccgcctccttacaataaagacgacctttcttcttgcaattacgtcagctcgtagggtgagcgagctcgcggcagtcatggcaacgccaccctgcactgttttttccaaggaggcggtaaccatacggctgcatccagcctttgttcccaaagtttcttccaagtttcacattaacgaacctattgttctaccctcgttttatccaaagcctcataactccaacgaagaggcgcgcctacacctcctggacgtgaggagggcgctagccttctacgtagacaggaccaagtccttccggaaaacggatagactcctagtctccctcgctcccaaatcgaaaggagaaggtctctcctcgcagagaatctcaaagcacattgtatcctgcataaaaatgtgctacgagctcagaaagactcctttatcggccactcccagggctcattccactagggcggtggcggcatcaacagcctttttcaagggcgttgcgttaaaagacatttgcagagtggcgacctggtcatcctgtgacgccttcgccaaacattacgcccttcacagggtattccaagaggatacccgtctctcgacagcggtcctctcggggacaagctgcacataatccgattacccacctcctatcttgggttactgctgggtagtcacctaatgtggagcacccacggggacactcgaagaagaaagagaagttactcaccgtagtaacggtggttcttcgagatgtgtccccgtgggtgctccactacccgcccatcctccccgctccggatctctgttagtgttttgcaggggcacccgaggcggttggtcgaggaactggcggggaccggatcgcgcacatggccagaagcacgcaagggagcggcgcgtgccggcgcatgcgcggtctggcagaaactgcttggaagatccgatctgcggcgccgggcgagcccgacacctattgtggagcacccacgataggtgtcgggctattgtggagcacccacggggacacatctcgaagaaccaccgttactacggtgagtaacttctctttttggaaGCACCAGGATAAGAAGGTTGCACAGAATAGCAAGCATGGATTTGTggagaacaaatcacatcaagcCGACTTAACTTCCTCTTTTGGCAGGGTTACTGGCTTAGTGGATGAGGGGAAATAATAGGTATTGTAGatcttgattttaataaggcttttgacatGGTCCCCTGTGACATTCTCACAATCAAACAGGGGAAACGTGTCTGGATTTGAATTGATATAAAGTAGGCGCACAGCTGGCTGGAAGACCGTACTCAGTAGTTAACAAGGGCTCACAGTTAGACTAGGAGAGCTTATCTAGTTGGATCCCACGGAGTTCAGTCCTGGATCTGatactgttcaatattttcatgaatGTGTTGGATGGTGGAATGGGAGCGTGTGCTGGGAGGGGTCTGAAATGAGGAGGAGGACAGGATTAGAGCTGAAAACAAGCTTGACAAATTGAAGATttggtctgaattcaacaagaaCCTTTAGAAATTAAAAAATCAAAGTGAGGAATTGCCTAGTCTCTGCCATTGCTGAGAAGTACATGGTATTATAGTGGTTCACAAACAGAATATCAGTCAACTGTGTGAAGGTTCGCATAATTCCTGGGGTATGTTCATGGACATGTCAtacagaagacaaaggaggcagttgtctctgctcagcacttgtgaggcctcagctggagtcctgggTCCAGTTGCAGATGTTCCATTTCATCAggaatgtggacaaactggagtaaGTCTAGAAGAACATAACAGAAAAATGAAAGGGTCGGAAAACCTGACCTGTGTGtgaaggtttaaaaaaagaaaaaaaaaaactgggacaGTTCAGACTTGAGAGGGATGACCGAGTAGGGGGCCTGATTGGTCTTGAAATATGTTAAAGGCTGTTATTAAGACGTTGGTGATCAGCTGCTTTCCCTGTCCGCTGAAGATAGGGCCACAAGTTTAGGACTTACTCTGCGTCCAGGGAGAGTTAGGTTAAAAATCAGGAAAACGTTTTTTACTCTAAGAAGCGTTAAAGTCTAGAATAGGCGATGGAGGTTTGTAAGAACAGGTTGGAAAAACTCTCGTCAAAGATGGTCCAGGTTCAGTTGTTGCAGCCCCCTGTGCTGCGGCAGGACGTGATGATCTCtccaggccccttccagttctatgattccactCCTACCAGTGTCTTATCAATCTGTACAGGAGGCAAACAGATTTAGTTGTAACTCAAAGCCGGGGGCCTCTTGCAGCTCTTAAATATGAGACAACAGAGACCAAACAAAGAATGGGCCTATGTATTAACATCTATGGGGGGGGTGCCCAAAGACTCCCCACCGGAAGAAGCAGTGTAACTTAGCCCCTGCCTTAAAGTTTACAACCTCAGGAGCCAAGACACAATGATCTTCTCCCTGATGTAATCTCCTCTTCCAGCTGCTCCCTAAAATAAACACTTGTGCTTTAGACCCTCTGTGCAACAGAACTGCAGTTCTGGAGGAGATTTGTCTGATCAATTTCATGTGACGAGCTAGGTAATATAAGGCGAACCATCCCTTAAATCTGGTATCTCATCTCTGGATGTGGCTTATGCCCGATGTTTGAGGCTGTTGAACCTTCCGCAAACAGTGTATCTGGCCAGTTATGCAGCGCTGTTCGTGGAGGGCGTGCGGGTGAGGAAATCCATCCTTATCTCTGGCAATCAGATGATACCTTCGAGCACGGAACTCTGCCTGTCTTAGGTTTTTCTATAGGGCGCTTGTTGTTGAGGTTTCAAGATGGAGTAGTCTAGTGTGTTAGATAGCTGTAAGTGTGGCTCAGAAAAAGTTCTTCAGAAAGTCTGTAAGCAGAATTTCCAGTGTCCTTTGCTTTTCTCCTAGGTTTGCTCTGCGTTTTGTACGCCCCGACCCTCGCAGTAGGGTCACGGACCCAGTGGGTGATATTGTTTCATTTATTCATATGTTTGAAGAAAAATATGGGAGGATACACCCTGTCTTCTACCAGGGGACTTACAGCCAGGTCAGTACAGCAGGTTGGTGCAAGGGTCGGTGGAGCTAGGTTGCTGGTATTGCCTGGCATGCTGGTCCTAGAGAGGAATGACAAAAGCCATTTTACATTTTAAACGTCCGATATTAATGCTCAGTCTCCGTATCGAGGTAATGGAGATCCTGATTCTGAGCGTATGAGGAACTGGAATCCATCCCATTTTAGGCATTTGCCGCCAAGGTGGGTCTCGGGCAGGCTCAGCGACCTGCCACATACCTGAAGCTGGGAAGGAAAAGCTGGTCTGGCAGTTCCTTAGCTGTTGTGGTGGTTTGGAAGTCCACACCTCTGCTTTCATCCTGGTGGTGCTGGTTTTATAAGCAGACACGGTGCGCCAAAGTCGGGCAAAGAAGACGAGTTTGGATGATTCAGGATCCAGCCTTCAGACCACACCTACGAAAACATTTGTTCAGCTGCTCACAGCGCCTCCCGCCCCTTCTAAGCTGAACCTAAAACTACATTGCCGGGGGCAGTTAGGCTATTGGCTGCTCAGGGCCAGTTAAACAGAGTCAGTCATACACTGCTGGGTTTGTGGGTGGACTCAGGCAACTACGGAAGTGAAGTGTTTCACCTGGAAAATGGAGCTAAAAACGCCGTGTAATTCTGGGCCATGCGTCCCCCTGAGGCCTGAGCCAGCGAAATCCTCCTGGGTCACTCGGTGTGCAGTGCTCCCCGCCTGACAAGGAGGCGTGAGGCAAGCACGCTCAAGGGGGGGCCTTTCTTGTGCACAGACTTCGCTGGGCGCTCTCTTGCAGCCGGAAGTCTGGCACGGCAGTTCTGCTGCTGCGTGCTCTTCAGTCGGTGCCCCATTAGACCTAAACACAGAGACCCTTGGTGGCTTGCCACTGGACCAGCTGTTGTACTCAGTGGCAGTCTCCAGCCCCCTCTAACTCCAGCTTTCCTGTGCTCCCTTCCAAGGCGCTGAATGATGCCAAGCGGGAGCTGCGCTTCCTGTTGGTTTATCTTCACGGCGACGACCACCAGGATTCCGATGAATTCTGTCGGTAGGTTGGAGAGGCTTTTCTTACTAACTCCCGTGTGTTTGGGACACAGCTCCATGTCTGCcacctcttctcttcctccagcAATACGCTGTGTGCACCAGAGGTGATCACCCTCATCAACACAAGGATGCTTTTCTGGGCTTGCTCCACAAACAAACCAGAGGGGTACAGAGGTGAGTGTGTCCCCCTGCTGAGCTCTTCCTGGTTCTTGATAAAGCTGGAATGAACAAGATGGGCATTGCAGCCAATCTGTGTCTGTTCTGCAAGCTAGATCATTTCCTGGTGCAAGGGAGTAAGTAGCAGGCCTCGAGATAAGCCCGTGATAGCCTAAGCTAAGCCCTGCCACGTCCTATGTAACAAAGGCCGTACCTGACATCTCTGGTCACCTCGCTTAATCCTGGCTATTCCCAATCATGTCTCAGCAGAGTAGCTGCTGGTCCTCCGCAGTTGACATGTTGGCTTCCCTCAGTGGCTTTGTCATTGGGGTATTACGCTGAGGGGGAAAGCAGGTGCCTAGCGACTGTGGGTTGTGATGTGCCCAAGGACAAAATGGCCACAGGTGATTTCTTTGAGGTTctttccctcctctctctctccctctcccctactCCTATTTCTTAGGGTCCTTCTTAGGACTGGATGAGAATATCCACCTACACATCCACAGCTAGGCTGTGCAGCCTGCACTGAAGGTCActtaaaacccccttcccagacaTGGGCAACCTGCCCTTAAGGTTCCTGCTCGGGATAGTGCTAAACAATGCGTATCCTCTTCCGAAGGCTGAAAGAGTGGCTTGTTGGGGAGTTTGGGCCCTTCTAGGCTCACAGAGTGAGCAGCTGCGAGGCTGCTGAGGCCTTGGAGGTGTCACCGTCTCAGGAAGAACACTTGCATCTTggctgagatgctgtggcttAGCTTTGCTGGTTCACAGGTCCCTTCTAAAAATGAACTCCTGAGCTGGTTGGCAGCCCTAGTGTCTGACGCTGTGTCCTGACCAGCAAAGAGCCTGGTAGGACAGCAGTgcttggggagccaggcaggtcTGTTCTTATGACCTCTTGGCCTCGCCGTTGGGAGTGCCAGTGATGGTGGTGGTTTCTGTGCTCATCCCCCAGTGTCCCAGGCACTGCGTGAGAACACATACCCGTTCCTGGCCATGATTATGCTGAAAGATCGCAGAATGACAGTGGTGGGACGGCTAGAGGGCCTTATCCGGCCTGATGACCTCATCAATCAGCTGACGTTCATCATGGATGCCAATCAGACGTACTTGGTGTCTGAGCGCCTGGAAAGGTAGGAGGCTGGGACCTAGGGGCTCCAGTGGAATGGGTCAGGTCTGATTcagaggggttgggggctgcCCCTGGTTGTGTGGTGCATTCCGTGGCCAGTGGAAATGCCTGTGTGTGCTACAGAGCCCAGCACGCATTGCTCCCCCCTGAGCTGTACATTCAGGCTAGACCACCTTCTGGGAACTGAGGTCTTGATGGGCCACCTTCCTTCCCACAGCTGAGTAGCTGCCATCTGCTCTGTGCTTTGGACGTCTGGGGcagcctggagctgctggcaccTGGCAGGCAGGCGGGCTCTGTGTCAGTGGCCGAGAGTGTATCTGGGAGCCAGGCGACTATCTGCAGCCTGCCCTGGAAGGCAGTTGCCTGCTCTGGAGCTCCAGCTGAGGATGGCCGCTGTGCTGCTGAGTTAAGGCCGCCTTTGTGGTGTCCTGTTGATACCTCACTGACTTGTCCTCCTGTCACTGATGTGGGCtccaggcagagtgggagctggCAGGAGACCAGCTGCACGTCTCATTGCCTTACTGCACCCGTCAGAGCAGGCCTTTCTGGTGCTCGGACCTGGGGCCTTCTGAAGAGTAAGGAGTGGGCTAAGGAAACAAGGGAGTCACTAGCCGCATTGGCAGGCAGCTGAGCGGTATGTGCCTGGCACCTGCTCGCCCTACAGCCCTTGTTCGGGCATTTAGTCGGAGCCGTAAGGCAAGGCCTCTTGTGCCAGGAAGTAGTCAAGAAAGGAACTTTCTGCATCGTCTGGGTCCTTTGAGCAGGTGCTTgtgctgctgaggctgctgtaccctggcctggccctgcccgtGTTTCTGTTCGTCTTGATATTAACCACCCATGTGCCCTGATGTTTGCAGGGAAGAGAGAAACCAAACTCAGGtcctgaggcagcagcaggacGAGGCGTACCTGGCTTCCCTGCGGGCGGATCAGGAGAAGGAGCGCAAGAAGAAGGAGGAGcgggagaggaagaagaggaaggaagaagaggTGCAGCAGCAAAAGCTGGCGGAGGAGAGGCGGCGCCAGGTAGGACACGGATGtgtctggggtgcagggcagcaaTGCGGGGTGCACGCTCCCTGGCTAGTGCTGCCTCCCTCCGTCCTCGGCCTGCCCACGCCTTCCCCGCCAGGCACTGCGGCTGTGTGGTTCTGCGTCTGCCCCGTCTAGTCGTCCTGGGAGCTTCCCGGGACACACCGTCTCCCGCGCAGACGTGCTCTGCCTTGGCCGTGAGGCCCGCTCCAtgcaggcctggggctctgaTCTTCCTCGCTGCTTTTCAGACGctgcaggaggagaaggtgcGCAGGTTGGAGCGTCTGCCCCCAGAGCCGCACCCCGATGACCCCGAGAGTGTGAAGATCATTTTCAAGCTGCCCAACGATTCCAGAGTGGAGAGGCGATTCCATTTCACGCAGTCATTAACGGTGAGGGGCCGGGGCTTGGTTGTCTGGGGAGCAGAAACACAGTCCCAGATTCCCAGGCTGGCCGGCCGGCTGGGCTGGGAGTGGCCACGCTCAGCGCTGTCAGGCTCTCTCCCGTGGTAGAGCGTCCGTAGGCAGAGATGTGCTCACGTGAGCGAGGAGGTGTAACTGCGCTTATCCACCCCGAAGCGTGAGCTGCTGGGAAGCCTGTGCTCTGGATTTCCCAGGAGTACAGAGACCCGCATCCGgtttgcttgaagcaggggcttgAGAAAACAGCTGTCCCTAGTGGGCAGTCTGAGCACTGGCCTCGGGCAGGATTCACCTGGTGTTGTCTTTAGCGTTCGACAGACCAAATGCACCAACTGCCAaggggctctcagcctggtctCCACACCGGCTGGGCCTGTTAGTGCAGGAActgctctgtgctgcttcccCATTGGCAAATGCCTCTGCACTTCGCTTCCAGGTAATCCACGACTTCCTGTTCTCCTTGAAAGAGAGCCCAGAGAAGTTCCAGATCGAAGCCAACTTCCCTCGCCGCGTCCTGCCCTGCCTCCCGACGGAGGAGCGGCCCACCCCCCCCacgctgcaggaggctggcctcAGCCACACGGAAGTTCTCTTTGTTCAGGACCTCACAGACGATTGACACTTTCCCAGAACCCGGTGGAAGGAGGAATGCAGATGATTATcatacaatattttttttaaagactgctGCGTACGAACGAGGGATCAGAGACCGTGTCACCTGCGCCAGCCACGTTGTGTCTGCGGTGGCGGGAGGAAAACTGTGCGCGATCCATGGCTCACCCGCCCCAACGCACAGCCATCCCCCTAAGCTCGAGGGCAGCGAGGGAGGGGGCCACCATTACCTACTGCCCTCCCCAGGGAGGGGCAGAAACGGCAGCCCTCGCTCCACATTGCTTTCATTGGGAGTACTTTGCTCCAAGGCCTGCCGTCTTGTGAAGATTTGATACTTTGCTGCTCCTGGTGGCCAAAGGACACTGCATttgtgcaggggctgagggcccccctgtgcaggggaggggaggggagggaagggacagacAGAATTTCTTCCACTTCCCGCTGTGTATAAGTACCTTCCTTTTACTAGTTCTCTTGCTTTGTAATGACCAAAGGAGACTGGAGTTGACAATGGTATTAATTTTTGATAAAGAGCTGGTTGAAGTTCTTAACGCCGCGGGATCTTGCCCAGGGTTCTTAGCCTGCGTAGTGTAATAAACTCTGCCTTTAGCGTGCGAACGCCTCGTGGTGTCAGTGCTTTACGCTCCCACGGGCTGCTCCCAGTCTGCTTGCACAGCGCCCATCCGCCACAGACCGCACGCTGCAGTGCCCGGGGCACGTGGAGGGGTCGTCTGAGCTGCCTGCACACATCTGGAATGAAACGTCTTTGGCTCGGTAGTGCACGGTCATAACGGCCACACGGGGTGAGACCAAAGGCCCGGCCAGCCCCGtgtctgtctgccaacagtggccacggggagtgaaccgaacaggtaacgatctctctcctgtcatccacctccagcttctggcagaggccagggacacctttcctacccatgctggctaatagtcgttaatggacctaacctccacgaagTTATCTAACTCTCTGTTTTTAAACTGTTCTAGTCCTAGGcttcagtctcctctggcaaggagttccgcaggctgATGGTGCGTGTGTCCTCTAGGTCTGAcgttacgggaacaagtaaatcattGTTCCACGTTCACTTCTTCCACCCCACTGAGATTTTATAGACCGGTGTCGtcatccccccttagtctcctcttttctaagatgaaaagtcccagtctctttaatctgtttatacgggacctgttccaaacccctcatcattttagatgcccttttctgaaccttttctaagaCAAAAAGATCTTCTGTGCgaggaggagaccacatctgtacccaGTACTCTAGATGTGTTGTTCCAGAGTTTTGTATACGGGCAGTAAGATTTTCTCCATCTTATTAAGGGTTCCTGACATCCCGTTTGCTTTTTCTGACTGCAGCCGCATGCTGCGTGGGTGCGTTCAGAGACGTACCCATgacgactccaagatctttcctgatgagttgtggctaaattagc
This window encodes:
- the FAF2 gene encoding FAS-associated factor 2 isoform X3, whose amino-acid sequence is MGDMTGCSYYDMTQNCLKLHCSPLGPGSRTWTKSVQRKEWQDLTGIDSMDQCRHTLEQHNWNIEAAVQDRLNEQEGVPSVFNPPPSRPLQVNTADHRIYSYVVSRPQPRGLLGWGYYLIMLPFRFTYYTLLDIFRFALRFVRPDPRSRVTDPVGDIVSFIHMFEEKYGRIHPVFYQGTYSQALNDAKRELRFLLVYLHGDDHQDSDEFCRNTLCAPEVITLINTRMLFWACSTNKPEGYRVSQALRENTYPFLAMIMLKDRRMTVVGRLEGLIRPDDLINQLTFIMDANQTYLVSERLEREERNQTQVLRQQQDEAYLASLRADQEKERKKKEERERKKRKEEEVQQQKLAEERRRQTLQEEKVRRLERLPPEPHPDDPESVKIIFKLPNDSRVERRFHFTQSLTVIHDFLFSLKESPEKFQIEANFPRRVLPCLPTEERPTPPTLQEAGLSHTEVLFVQDLTDD